The following coding sequences lie in one Arachis ipaensis cultivar K30076 chromosome B03, Araip1.1, whole genome shotgun sequence genomic window:
- the LOC107633807 gene encoding mannose/glucose-specific lectin Cramoll-like: MFIEAMSLYKSKPVFLILIPLLMLHRNLRTSFEFSDFSSPYRNELFIFQGDASASSNGSIQLTKIENGKPIPNSVGRVSYGLPVRLWDLKTQKLASFTTSFSFLVSPNGGDGISFFMAPFHSPIPKDSQGGYLGLFNPDASLAPFFRDPTVAVEFDTFSNPWDPAFAHIGIDVNSIVSVTSVPWLNGVEGLNTTVFATVSYEAVTQNLSVVVSYYSGSVLGGTTVNASLSHVIDLRNVLPERVSVGFSGATGQFVEVNNILSWSFSSAFY; this comes from the coding sequence ATGTTTATTGAAGCCATGTCCTTATACAAATCAAAGCCCGTTTTCTTGATCCTCATTCCTCTTCTCATGCTGCACCGCAATTTAAGGACTAGTTTCGAATTCTCAGACTTTTCTAGTCCATACAGAAACGAACTCTTCATCTTCCAAGGTGATGCCTCTGCATCATCCAACGGTTCCATTCAACTCACGAAGATCGAAAACGGTAAACCAATCCCTAACAGTGTTGGTAGAGTCTCTTATGGCCTACCAGTGCGCCTCTGGGACTTGAAAACCCAGAAGCTAGCAAGCTTCACCACTAGCTTCTCTTTTCTTGTGTCACCAAATGGCGGAGACGGAATCTCATTCTTCATGGCACCTTTTCATTCTCCAATCCCCAAAGATTCACAAGGTGGATACCTTGGTCTCTTCAATCCCGACGCTTCACTAGCTCCCTTCTTCAGAGATCCTACGGTTGCTGTAGAATTCGACACGTTTTCCAATCCATGGGATCCTGCGTTTGCGCACATCGGCATTGATGTGAACTCCATTGTTTCCGTAACTAGTGTGCCATGGCTGAATGGGGTTGAGGGTTTGAACACTACAGTATTTGCCACTGTAAGCTATGAGGCAGTAACACAAAATTTAAGCGTGGTGGTGAGTTACTACAGTGGAAGCGTTCTTGGTGGGACTACGGTGAACGCCTCACTGTCGCATGTGATTGATTTGAGGAACGTTCTGCCGGAAAGGGTAAGCGTTGGATTCTCCGGTGCCACGGGACAGTTTGTTGAAGTAAACAATATTCTTTCTTGGAGTTTCAGTTCTGCCTTCTATTag
- the LOC107633805 gene encoding agglutinin-2-like: protein MAIITHINSWIQIMTIAFLMLIHNVNSASFTFPNFWSPTKDIVFEGDADYSNGGLTLTKIVNSAPIGNSAGRASYSSPVRLWDANTGNLAAFTTTFSFTVEPFLYKPFGDGIAFFIAPFVSELPKNSSGGYLGLFNADTALNSYKNQIVGVEFDSFSNAWDPNTAHIGIDVNSIASVTTTPWQPGNVASATIDYEPVSTNLSVSVRYLNGSSSSISFVIDLRTVLPEWVKVGFSGSTGQVVEVHRILSWSFNSTFY from the coding sequence ATGGCCATTATTACCCACATTAATTCATGGATTCAAATAATGACCATTGCATTCCTTATGCTAATCCACAATGTGAATTCAGCATCATTCACATTCCCAAACTTTTGGTCACCCACAAAGGACATTGTCTTCGAGGGTGATGCCGATTACTCAAACGGCGGTTTAACTCTCACAAAGATTGTAAACAGTGCTCCCATTGGCAACAGTGCCGGCCGAGCCTCCTATTCTTCCCCCGTGCGCCTCTGGGACGCCAACACCGGCAACCTCGCCGCTTTCACCACCACCTTCTCCTTCACCGTGGAACCATTCCTCTATAAACCCTTCGGTGATGGCATCGCCTTCTTCATTGCGCCCTTCGTATCAGAGCTGCCCAAAAATTCAAGTGGCGGATACCTAGGGCTCTTTAACGCCGACACTGCTTTGAATTCCTACAAAAATCAAATAGTTGGTGTTGAGTTTGATTCGTTTAGCAATGCATGGGACCCTAACACTGCTCATATTGGGATTGATGTGAATTCCATTGCTTCAGTAACAACAACGCCATGGCAACCGGGGAATGTTGCATCTGCCACAATTGATTATGAGCCTGTAAGCACAAACTTAAGCgtttctgtgagatatttgaatGGGAGTTCGAGTAGTATTTCGTTTGTGATTGATTTGAGGACTGTGCTGCCTGAATGGGTTAAGGTTGGATTCTCTGGTTCAACTGGACAAGTTGTTGAAGTACACAGGATTCTTTCCTGGTCTTTCAATTCAACTTTCTACTAG